Genomic DNA from Fimbriimonas ginsengisoli Gsoil 348:
CTTTAAATGAAGCAGGGCCCCGTCGTGTGACGGGGCCCCAGGAGGTGCTTCGGTTTGGTTCTTTTTGGAAGGAACTTTTCGACTTACTTGGTCATCACGCCAGGGATGAAGCCGTTGTGGCCGGCATGGCTGCAGCTGATGCCGAGGGAGCCGGTGGGGATGGCGGTGGAGGCGCCGCCCTCGTCGTTCACCGAACCGGTGGTGGCGACGGAGTACGTGCCGCCGTCCGGACAGCTCGGCACTGCGCCGAGGTCGGGAGTGAGAGCGGAGATCGTCATCGTGGTGAAGTCGGCGGCTCGGTTCTTCACTTTCCACGCCTGGGCGGCGTTGGCGATCGACTGCATGTTGGCTCGGCAGGTCTTCTTACTGGAGTCGGCGACCGAGCTCAGGTAGAGCGGCAACGCGACCGCCATGAGAGTGGCGAGGATCAGGACGACGACGAGGAGTTCGACGAGGGTGAAACCACGGCGATTGTTCTTCTTGAAGGATGGCATTTTGGTCTGTTCTCCGGTTGAGGCGAGTTGCTTGAGCGTTCTTGTCTCGGTAGCTCTTCCTGTCTTTCGTTTTCGGCAATGCCCGGAGAAACCTTAGGGGGCGCAATTATTTCGGACAAAAAACGCCCAGAAAACGGCGATTTGAACCTACGCTCTAAGCCCTACCGGGCCTAGCGAAGTCCCAGACCGCTCATCCGCCGCTCGTCGCCGATCAACCCTCCGGTCCGGAGATCGAGCTCGAAAACCGTGCAAGTTCGGCCGGGCACCATCGCTTCGTCGTAGACGATCACGACGGCTCGGCGCGTGGGGTCTTGGTTGTCCATGGTGTCGACGACTTCGCGGGCGATACCGGAGAGGAGTCCCGGAACACCTTCCGCCTCGGCGACCAGCAGCCCTCGCGTTCGATATCCCAGTTCGGGCGTGCTGTGCAGGGAACGGACGGAAATCACCGCCGCTACCGGCCCGTGCGACGCTCGGAATTCTTGGATCGTGTCCCCGATCATGCCGGCGAAGCTGCGCGCCACCACCGTGTGGCGTCCTTCGATAGGTAGACGAGTCTGCCGAATAACCTTCCTGGTAAGCACCTGCATGTCCACCATAATATCAAGGAATGTGGACGAAACATGTAGACGCTATGTAAAGATGTGCGCCATTTTTCTAAAAGCCAACCGCCGCCCCGTCTTTCCTGGATTCGGTGCCGGCCACGTATCCGTCACCGTTTCGCCGTATGAGTTGAGCGCCTCCGAACGCTTGATTCGTCCAGCCCGGCTGGACCTCAACCTCGTGGCCCAGCGTGCGCAACCGCTCCACGACCGTTGGCGGCATCGCCGTTTCGACGGCGACGGAGCCGCCTTCCATTACTTGCCAACGGGGAGCGTCGGCCGCTTCCTGCGGGTTTTGTCCGTTCAGCAAAACTCGGATCGCCATCTGGAGATGCCCCTGAGCTTGCATCGCCCCGCCCATGACGCCAAAGCTCATCGCCGGCTGGCCACCTTGAGTGACGAATCCGGGGATGATGGTGTGGAATGGCCGTTTACGCGGTCCGACCGAGTTGGCATGTCCCGGCTGCGACCGGAAGCCGCATCCGCGGTTCTGGAGGCTGATGCCGGTCCCAGGGACTACGACGCCAGAGCCGAAACCCATGTAGTTGGATTGGATGAAGGAAACCATCATCCCGCGCTCGTCGGCGGCAGTGAGATACACCGTCCCGCTGTTAGGCGGCATCCCGAACTCCGGTTGGGCCGCGCGGGACCGATCGATGAGCCAGGCTCGACCACGCAAGTAAGCGCCGTCGAGCAGGGAGGCCGGCGTCACTTCCATGTGGTCGGCGTCCGCCACGTATTGGTGAAGGTCTGCGAAGGCGAGCTTCATCGCTTCGATTTGGAGATGGATCGATTCGGGAGAGTCTGGAGAGATCCGATCAAGACCGCCGAACTCCTGCAGGATTCCAAGCGCGATCAGTGCCGCGATCCCCTGGCCGTTCGGCGGAATCTCGTGAATCTCGTACCCATACCACTCGAGCGAAACGGTGCCGCACCAGTCGGCTTGGTGGCCGGCAAGATCTTCCAGGCTCATCACGCCTCCGCACCGGTTGGAAAAGTCGACCATTCGTCGGGCAAGGTCTCCCAGATAAAAATCCTCTCCACCGGTTTCGGCGATCCGGCTCAGCGTGTCGGCCATTGCGGGAAGCCGAAACGTTTGCCCGGCCGTAGGCGCCGATCCGCCAGGCATGAACGCCTCGGCAAAACCGGGCTGGTGGTGCAGAACCTCCGCCGCTCGCTGCCACGAGCGGGCGATGACGGGGGACACGGCGTAGCCTTCGCGGGCGTAGGCGATCGCGGGCTCGAACAGATCGCGAAAGGGGAGCCGCCCGAACCGCTCCGAAAGCGCCCTCCAAGCCGAGACCGCGCCCGGGACGGTGACGGTATCCCAGCCGCGTTGCGGCATTGTTTGCAGGTTCGCAAAGCGCTCCGGCGTCCAGCCCGCGGGTGATCGTCCGGAGGCATTGAGCCCATGCAGCGCCTCGCCATCCCAAAGGATCGCGAACGCGTCACTCCCGATCCCGTTGCTGGTCGGCTCGACGACGGTGAGAGCGATCGCCGTTGCGACCGCCGCGTCGACGGCGTTGCCGCCGGCCCAAAGCATTCGGAGTCCCGCTTGCGCGGCCAGTGGCTGGGATGTGGCCACGACGTTCCGGGCCAAAAGTGGCTGGCGCACGCTTAGGTATCGAGAATCCTGAGTCATTGAGAACCAGACGATACCAAGCGAGCGCTACTTAGAATTTATAGGCGAGACCGAAATTCAGCCGGGACGTACCGTCGACCCATTCGACGGATGCGCGGGCCAAGGGGCCCTTCGGAATCGCATACATACCGGTGACGGAGTAGGCCTGTTGCACGCCGCGTTTGCGCCCGTACTCGAGGAAGACATCGACTCCGGTCTTCTGGAACACCGCGGGAAGGTACGCGCCGACGGTTTCGTTGGTGGTGCCGTCGATTCCGTTTCCGAATTCGCCGTACCCGTCAAGAACGTTGCGGATTAGGGGCATGGAGAGGCTGGCCGCTCGACC
This window encodes:
- a CDS encoding gamma-glutamyltransferase family protein, which produces MTQDSRYLSVRQPLLARNVVATSQPLAAQAGLRMLWAGGNAVDAAVATAIALTVVEPTSNGIGSDAFAILWDGEALHGLNASGRSPAGWTPERFANLQTMPQRGWDTVTVPGAVSAWRALSERFGRLPFRDLFEPAIAYAREGYAVSPVIARSWQRAAEVLHHQPGFAEAFMPGGSAPTAGQTFRLPAMADTLSRIAETGGEDFYLGDLARRMVDFSNRCGGVMSLEDLAGHQADWCGTVSLEWYGYEIHEIPPNGQGIAALIALGILQEFGGLDRISPDSPESIHLQIEAMKLAFADLHQYVADADHMEVTPASLLDGAYLRGRAWLIDRSRAAQPEFGMPPNSGTVYLTAADERGMMVSFIQSNYMGFGSGVVVPGTGISLQNRGCGFRSQPGHANSVGPRKRPFHTIIPGFVTQGGQPAMSFGVMGGAMQAQGHLQMAIRVLLNGQNPQEAADAPRWQVMEGGSVAVETAMPPTVVERLRTLGHEVEVQPGWTNQAFGGAQLIRRNGDGYVAGTESRKDGAAVGF
- a CDS encoding prepilin-type N-terminal cleavage/methylation domain-containing protein produces the protein MPSFKKNNRRGFTLVELLVVVLILATLMAVALPLYLSSVADSSKKTCRANMQSIANAAQAWKVKNRAADFTTMTISALTPDLGAVPSCPDGGTYSVATTGSVNDEGGASTAIPTGSLGISCSHAGHNGFIPGVMTK